Within Zootoca vivipara chromosome 10, rZooViv1.1, whole genome shotgun sequence, the genomic segment AAACCGGGTATTACCCAGCCCTACGGTTGATCTTACGAACTCTTATGCGAGTCCTTCCAAGACTTGAACTAAACAACCACTGCCATCAGTGAAACATAGCTATTGGAATGGATCAGATCCAGGATACCAGGACACTACTTTATGCACAGAGCATCACAGGGTTAGTGAAACTTTATGCCAGCCAGACACCAGACATCAAACATAACTTAGGGGTGTGATATAAAGCTGCTCCTTGGCTCAGTTGAGAAGTGGGGGAGGAGTGGTGAAAACTCATCCAAAGGCATTTCAATTGCCATGCAGAACCATACATGAGAAATATTTGACAGCAACCTTCATAAGATGATTGCAACTGGCAAGCAAAACACAAAGGCTGGCTTCTCCCAGTTCCCAAGGACACGATGCTACTGAAGCCTTGGCTGAACAAGCTATTCCATGTGCTGTTGCAGCAAAGTATACCTACTTGATCAGAGTGCAAATAGTACAAACAACACTAAGAATACTGGAGTCTTTTGTTTTCTAGAAacaacacaggtttttttttttttggtagtctattttataacaaaaaaaccccatactAAAGCAGATGGAAATCACTATAAAGGCCTAATCCTACAAAATTCTAGTTCTTCTGCTAGGAATGGAAAATTCTCAAAACTGATAAGCCTAGAAATAAGTACTTAATTGACGCTTTCTATATCAAACCACGAAATGCAAATTTCATTACATCGTCATTTATATGCCTGTAAATTGATACATCGTCATTTATATGCCTGTAAATTGGTACATTAATATGTTCCGAAAAACCTGCCGAATTACTCCGATTCTTccaagtaaggctgcaatccggGAAGCTGGATGCAACCAGGTTCCCCCGTCAGCTGTAGAAGGCAATGTCCGGACATGCCAGCCATTTCATCGCTGATAATGAGAAGGCCTGGCTGCTCCAGGATTCAATTTGGGATTGGTGGTTTCCATTATGGCTCTCATTAAGTCAGCAAAAGTGTTCAAAGTGCAGTAGCTCATATACAAAACATGAAATTGCACAAACCCTGGTTCCTTTACTTCCAAACTAATCCTCTGCTTTCCTCTCCTAAGATATTCTGTCCTCAAGCCACACACCACATACGCAAGAATAAGTAGGTAGACTGAAGTGGCCACATTCCAGAAGCAACATAGCTCCTGTCTCTTTAAGAATGGTGAGGAACCCAGATATTCCAAAGGTGCAGCTTCTCCCGTCTCTGTGCACTGGTGGGGAAACTTTACCTGTTGAATATCGCTATGGCTCCGATTTCTTAACAGGAGCAAAGTGCTGTaccttttcagaaaaaaagcattaaagGCTCAAGTGGTTTCTAGATCGTAACTTTGAACAAGTGTTTTCTGTCAAAGTTTTCATATAGTGAAAGTTTATTTATACCACGTAATCATACATTCGGTTACTGGCTATTGAATCTCTAGTATTCAGAAGGAGATGACAccactcctccccccaaaatcacAAAGCTTAGGTCATAATTTATGCAAAAGCCcattttgaaatatttctgtTGTATCACTTCCTTTGTTTCTGTTATGTGCTCAGTGCCTAAAGGCAGAAACCAGAAGTTTAGTAAATGgctatttctctctttccctaTCTAAGCTCAGCTCTAGGAGCCATATTGATTGTGGTTCTGATCCCTGACAATTACAATTACACAAATTCTATACAGGTACACAGCCAAGGATCTAATCTGCTGGGAAGCTCTCCAATACAAGCttcactgaagtgaatgggagcAGTGCACAAATGCCACTCATTGAACGGCACTCACATGCCCATAAGCACAGAAATTGAAACAGCAGTGGCATCTGTCATGATGTGGCCACTTCAAAGCAGGGAGCTGCAAAAGCCATCTAGCAAAGTGTTCCTCCCCAGCACTGGTCCAGGTTTACAGAATGAAGGGCATGTAACCACCACCTATCAGAACGACCTCATAATTTCTTTTGCTTTGAAAGAGTTTCCCCTATTCTTTTAAGATTGGCTAGAGGCAGGACAGCTAGCTGTTGAAAGAGTTAGCCATACAATGCGAATGCAGGCAGGAAGCTAAGAGGACGGCATGAAAGGCGTGTCCGAAAACACCGAGTTCATGGAATCGGAGTCCGATTTCGTTCGGGGAGTTTTTAGGATACTTTCTGCAATGATGTTCTCACCAGGAAACATCCTTACTTTCCCATTCTGTCCCAGCTTTGGCTCCTTCACGGGCTCAAGGAACACCACCCTCTTGCCACTGCTGGCTTTTTTCTCATCAGCTGGAAGGTCCAGGGGAGGATTCGAGGTCAATATGGAGGCATGAGGGTTACTTTGGCTCGGCTGCCTTTTCCTTCTCTTGGACCTGCACCGACAAGGGCACGGCGTCAGGTAGAGGTAAAGGAGGACCAAGATAATGCTGGCTACACAAGCGGCAAGGGTGGTGAAAGCCGTGTTGAAGGTTTCGTGAGAGTGAGACCGGTCCACGGTGACATTGCTCACGTTGATCTTCACCTCGATTGTCTCATTCAACAGTCTTTTCCTGTttattgcaatgcaggaataaagtCCAGCATCCTCATACTGGACCTCGTCGATTTCCAGACTCCCATTGAGAAATACTCTGAAGTGTTCAATATCTTTGCTGGGCTCCAAAAACTGATTGTCTGGGCTGATCCAAACGAAGTGGGTGCCTGCGTCGCTGATTTTAGTGTCGCAAGGTATGATCAGCCTCTCCCCAAGTTGGGCTTCCTGAATAAAGCCAAACGCATGGAAAGAGCCATTGATGGTGCTTTCCGAGCAATTCAAGTAGTTGTCGTGCAATAAGGGCAGTTTATTCGTTTTGGAGCCTGACCGCAACACACATGTATACTCAGCCTTGAAATCCTCCACCGAGCTGAAGTGTCTAAGATACCAGAAGCTTAGCATGGAGTAAAGTGTGCAGTCACAGTAAAAGGGGTTCCCGTGAAGATAAATCCCACTAAGATGTCTGGCTGGTACTAAGCTCATGTAGTGAATGGGTATCGACTGGATTTGGTTGTAAGAAATGTCTAATAGCACAAGTTCGGAGAGTTTACGTTTCCCAATGTACAAGTCGATTGGGAACTGGGAGAGAGAATTGTAACTCAAATAGAGCTTCTGCAATTTGGGTATTCCCCCAAAAGCAGCAGAATCAATATGGGCAATGTGATTGTTATACAGCAACAAAATCTCCAGAGCTCTCAGTTCCTGGAAGACAGGACTGCCAAGGGACCTCAAGCTGTTGGACGACAAGTCGAGGTACTTGATATTGGGAGTCGCGGAAAAGCTTCCTGGGGAGATACTCGTGATGCCGTTATGGCTGACAATGAGGGTGGCCAGTTTATCAAGCAACACTGGCATCCAGTCGTGATCCAAAATCCCAATTCGGTTGTGACTGAGGTCCAATCTTTTCGTGTGCTTGAAGAGGGTTGTGGGCACTCTCGAGAGGTTCTTGCTGGTGCAGCTCACAATGTCGCTGGCACAaatgcaagcggcaggacacatCGCAGAGGCACTGCGGCACAAACTTATGGCAACGACCAAGAGGCATATCAGTTTCTTGTAGTTCACGTGAAGAGCTGAAATGGTGTGCCAAACCAAAGACATGACTGTGTTTTAGCCGTCTCCCAGTGCTCCTTGCCACACTTTATACATGTAGTTAGCTTTGCGCCAGTCGCTgtcaagagaaagagaaagaatattAATCTCTACAAATCACCCAACGTCTCAGAGTGGCATGGTTGTCACCAGAAAGCATAGGGTGGGAGGGAGACAGGAGTCTGTGTAGCTATCGTTTCCTTACACGAGTGAGCTATCCCATAGCTTTCCTGAACCAATTTTAGGGCATGGAGCTAATTTTTATGAATCAAAATACTGTAGTTTCTAAACTTGGTACCTGCCAATTTACATTACTCTCCAGTTAGACTGCCCATCTCTTTGCAAAGCCTAGCATTACACACCGtgtcattttgtatttctttttcaaaCTCTATGGGTTTTCTCAAATGCAGAACTGGGCACACCATGTCTCGAGGCTAAAAGCCTGGTGCCGAACATCTGACTGGGTCAATGTGCGGTTTTTCTTCCAGCCACTGGTGCATGGATGAATCAAAATGACATCTTGGAAAGAAGTAAAACAGGTTACTAGGATAAATATTTTGTATACAAATAATAGTGTGCACTACCACAGTGTTTTATGCAACACAATGCTCTTTCCTGAGATCCTTTTATACCTTTTATTTCAGGGGATGGCCCCAAATAGACACGGATATGTACTTGATTGAACAGGAATAGCCAAGATGCCAAACATATGAAGGCTTATTCATATGCTCCTGAGAAGAAGCATATGGGTAGGGatggagagaaattcaattcagttcacatgggAAGCTGCATTCACCAGATTTGCACTTTCCAATCCAATATGAGAACAGAAACAGAGCCATTCCTTAAAATTCACACtaatctgaattttgcgatgctgttcctcactcttttttttaaaaaaatgcatgcactaggtgaatgtgtgcattaaaaaagTAATATTTAGCTgaaatgtattaggagaaattgcttgcaaaatgtgtacatcaatgtgtgcatacaaaaatatattcattAGTAGAACATTTCACTAAAATGGTGAATAATTTTCATGACGAATATTAAAATGAAAGTTTGTAAATGTGGAGAACCagatttaagactgggaaaaatgagaaacggaaagAAATAGAATTGGCAGATCTTTTCATTTCATCCCTACCTGTAGGCATATTTGAATTGGTTTCCCATATGGGTGACCTGGATGAAATGCTGGCATCCTAGCTGGCAATGCTAGCGTCCCAGGAGATCCAGTGTTAGAACTGCACTAATGCCTACTCTGGGCAAGCATGTTCAAACGATTCTACAGCTACGTAAAGCCCAGTTCTTGTGGAAGTGCTTTTTGTAGGTTGAAATATATGATCATATTGCTGCCCTCCCCATGCAGTTAGTCTGCACGTACTTGGCATGTTTTGCTGCTATTGTCTGGTATTGTCTGCTTTATATGCTTCTACAAACACAGGCAGTCTTTGTTTCGTGGTATTAGGGTCACTTTTGGGGGAGTAGGGTGAAGGAGCAAATCGGAATTTAAAACTACCTTTACAAGATAGCAAAAAGTGAATGATAATGTGAGCTTACAGTATaagaaaaaatgtgtgtttttagaaGGCTTGGGCTCCCTTAAATATGCCTGCACTGCTAAGTGACTTATTATTATGAAGCACCAACACAGAACAGCCTGGTTATTTCTTCTTCGTCTCCATTGCCTAGCAACTTGCATCATAAGCAGAAGATACCTCCTGATTAGGTAACACTGTTACTCTGCACCTTGTGGAAATTCTGAACCAGACAATATACATTTGCAAATAGCATTCTTTTACTGTAACAAACTAACTTTGAGTGCCCAAAACTTGCTGATCCACTTGTGCCAGATCATTCGGGTTCCAATGACCAATTCCAGCATAATCAAGTTTTTTTACTGAAGTTTCAGTCCACTTTTACTATTTTGCCTATACAGtacttgtaatgcctaataaaagtTTGGTGATCATAAAACATGCATATATAAAAATTCTAAAatgtatacaaataaacagccatgtaaaaatatgcaaCAACAAGTATTTTAATTGGAGTTTCTTCccgctaaatagtgccattcaccactctaagTTTCATTCTGTATCTAGTATGTTTCAGCTGTATTTATAATTCTCATG encodes:
- the AMIGO2 gene encoding amphoterin-induced protein 2, encoding MSLVWHTISALHVNYKKLICLLVVAISLCRSASAMCPAACICASDIVSCTSKNLSRVPTTLFKHTKRLDLSHNRIGILDHDWMPVLLDKLATLIVSHNGITSISPGSFSATPNIKYLDLSSNSLRSLGSPVFQELRALEILLLYNNHIAHIDSAAFGGIPKLQKLYLSYNSLSQFPIDLYIGKRKLSELVLLDISYNQIQSIPIHYMSLVPARHLSGIYLHGNPFYCDCTLYSMLSFWYLRHFSSVEDFKAEYTCVLRSGSKTNKLPLLHDNYLNCSESTINGSFHAFGFIQEAQLGERLIIPCDTKISDAGTHFVWISPDNQFLEPSKDIEHFRVFLNGSLEIDEVQYEDAGLYSCIAINRKRLLNETIEVKINVSNVTVDRSHSHETFNTAFTTLAACVASIILVLLYLYLTPCPCRCRSKRRKRQPSQSNPHASILTSNPPLDLPADEKKASSGKRVVFLEPVKEPKLGQNGKVRMFPGENIIAESILKTPRTKSDSDSMNSVFSDTPFMPSS